The sequence CATTTCCTCCTATGCGTATTTTGGAATGTGTAAAAATTCAGTCGAATTTGGTTTTGCTTTCAAGCGCTTTGTGGACAATTTTTAATTGCtgtttattttgcaaaataattttatggacAATTTGCAATTGTTGATATAAATAACGCTTAagaatatttacttaaataaaattcatgccTTACGGGCGTTTACAGCATTTCGtcttttttcgattttctcAATTGCTTGGATGGCAAATTATTGTTGCGCATTGcgatatatgaaaataaaagtattgCATCGTTAATTAAAAACTGGCAACAGGTGAATTTCTGAATTTCggaatttcacatttttcaccacCAACTTGAggacttaaattaattttaaaatattacaactaAAACTATAAGTTGTACTTTAAAAGTGGGCGTTGTGTAGGGGCGCGCGCAACCATGGGCGGGCGGCACTGACGCTTAATACtgagcatttattttttcacttgcGTCATGGGCAATCTATGTAATGTAAGCATCATTTACAGGGTGCTTAAGAGCAGCTAAAAGTCAATATGGGGCTAAATGATGGGGTTTTTCTTtcgttttgttattgttgtgcaGTGATTGGTTGCATTTATGCTCGCTTTTAGGTACTTCGCTGGTTATTGTTGTCGCCGAGCAGATCTTCAATGGCGCCTGTTAGACGTCCTTTGCTCAGCGCGTCTACCAGCATCCGCAAACGTTCCTCACGCTCCGAATGACGCCGCTCCAACGACGATACCTGcgtttatgtaataaaaaatgtaaacaaaatattaaagataatataaaaataggaatagaaatgaaaaaaattattaagcggCAATTAACCCACAAAATGTCTGTCAAATGTgtacaaattaaatttccatcataaaaattttaatgttcatCATCATAACTGGCATAATTACAAAGATGCATTTAActagaaaaagttatttcgTAATACGTATTTATGGCCGGGTAGTAACGCATTGACGCCGAGATCGAACTTTGAAGGAAGAAGCGCAGCAGCGATAAATTGTATGCGTGTAAGTGGATAGTTACGTAAAAGTAATTAGCTTTGCTTATAAATTAAGTGATGAATGAGCGTAAAAGCGGAAAAAATGCGTAACGGCAAATAAACAGTTAACACAATTAAATCAAAGCAGTAGCGGAAGGAAGCGCTAACAAAGTAaagcaaacataaaaaataccgCTTTAAAAGCCGTTAAAaagggcaaaaacaaaaataaagaaacaaaaacaaaaaaaaaagcaaatatgacACAAAATCTCATAACAATCATAAatcgtagatttttaaaaataaactacaaGAAAAgtgttaagaaaaaattatacggcaattaaaaatcaacaaaaatcaCATTAACTCCAACAAAAGCTAGTAAATTAATTGATAAGTACGTCATACAGATGTTGCATATGGCACGCCTGCCTTTGACTGATTCATTATGACTTTTGGCAAATTATTGCATTCCataagatgtttttttttcttttttgtttcttctttttatttctatgcTTCTCTTGCGCTTTGTCGCATTCAATTGCGTTTTTTCATCAACTTCTTTTATCGTCTTTACTGCACAGGGCCTAGACATtcattgtggttgttgttgctgtcaaTGCTTTTGGTATGCACCACATCAGTACCATTCGTCCCACTCACCTTGGCTTTTAACGCGTAGTAGTCGACTGGTAATTTTCGGCGCTTTTGTGTTGCAAACGCTTCATCGCGTTCGTTTAGGCGCTGCTGCAAGACGCGCACCGTTTCATGACACGAGGCCAACTCACGTTCATGGGCACTTTGCAGCGTTTTCaactaattaaaataagaaaataataagcaaagaaatgaagtaaataaaagtgAGCGTTAAAATGGTTCATATGGAGATATTTCAaagtgtttagtttttttttaaggaaaatcaCTGCAGCTAGTGAAAATTAACTTGAGGGTCACGCTCATGTTGCACTTACATCGCTTAAACGCTTATCGTGTAGTACTCTGTAGTCTGATTCCAGTAGCTTAAGTTTGTTTTGCGCTTCCCGCAGCGCTTGACTCTCTGTGGTGGCTGGCATTTGCTCGCTATGCGCTTGACTGTGATGCTGTGGCTCGTGACTGCGTCGTGAAATATTCAGGCAAGTATAGCTGTTCCACTGCGACTTATCTGATTTAAGTGCTAGACGAAAGATAGAAATAGAAGAGAAGGCGGTTAGTACGAGTTAGTGTAGGCGGTTGATATGTgggtgtgcgtatgtatgtatattatataatcgAATGTAGCTTATGCGTTCATGTGCTTTTCCTGCAAGAATTAGCCTGCAAGCAAGTCTCTGAGAATTAGACGGCACTCGCTCTAATAGAGAAAAGTTTGCAATTTTCATGGGGCGCAattcaaaaaagtaaagaaaatggaTTACATcctgacaagttttgacaatttgtttgcttcttttattttttattttttcataaaaatatagttcatactacaacaaataaAACTCCTGTCAACCTCGAAATTCGACGTTGGAAGTGAATAAATTAGCCATAATTTAAAGAAACCCAATGGAGGCATCTCCAAAGCAGCAGCTCTAGACTGAAACTCACAAGAGAGTCGCAGTTGCGGCAGGCTATCGAACACATGGAGGTGACTAGTCGAAGCAGAAGCCCTACATGCAGGCCGCGGCAAATAAATccaattttaaatagtttaaatattaatattaaatatatgtatatacaacaaaaactatataaatccaAGCttcaaattatgaaaaaattcaaaaaaatttcatcaacatttcaacctttttttatcagaatttttagaaaaatttcgctaGCAATggatcatgattcaattattaaaggtttgttcactagtgacattcgatttttgacactcccttacaaaaggttgtatttaagaaggtgaaaaaagtggaaaatagtaaatattttttggtaaaaatggcaccaaaaaagtattttcttacttaaatggaaacaaacttggaaatgatttaaaaaattaattttaattaatattttaatgaaaataatggtACAAATGGAATTTATTAGCGTAAATAGATAAGtcgaatattaaaacaagaaattattttacttaatccaagattttattttgtgaattaatttttcaattaaaaaattatcgcaAAGATGCGAAGTTTtgccaatatgaaactattttgttaaaaataaataaataattggcacgtacacttctgttgggtgtttggctgagcctctcctcctatttgtggtgtgcgtcttgatgttattccacaaatggaaggacctacagttttaagccgattccggtagatggttgtttatgagaaactttttcatgctggtactgtgctttgttaagcctcctctggacacttcatccatccatgggaacgtgggctcattggaaataagttccgtcaatcccaacttttttataataaggTATGCAATGTTACCGATCGCCTCGGGATTACccaattattctccctgtcgtaactctttgggaaatgctctttgcaaaatatgaattccgtctaaatccccacatcataagaaatatggtaaagctttgtaaattcacCACTCAGCGATCTCGGttaagcggtatgtattccatgtcatactaccatagtactgaacataccgatgaaaactctttagccagttgttgctcgtaagcagaccattttgaaaatgaaatgttttttctacaaattttacttttcctccgataagctgcttactgagcaaaccttttattattgaatcatggcaatggatcaaaaacacagtcgaatgcgactttctcagcaacatttagagcgttttcgaaaggataaagtcgATTTTGTGCGtcggacaatgcaccgtgtcacaagaccATTTTAACAATAGCTAAAATCcacgaattaaagttcgaaGTTTTGGAGCATTCACCATATTTGCCCCTAGCGACTTTCATCTGTTTTCAGACtcaaaaaaattcatgcgtggaaagcgtttttcatcaaatgatgagttCATAAAAGCTGTggcagggatggaattcatgaaCTGGAATCTCGATGGAACActtgtattgatgttcagggagattATAATGAGTAACAAAgtgcatttcaaaccataaaattgtgtttttcttatcgaaccgcaaaatttGTTGAGCAACTCATTAGTCCAACGAATGcgcgaaattgttttttttttatatgaaacttcaattatttttataaagggtggttaagtttcaagggccggtgttaattttgaatgaaatacaattttatatctCGCGGTTAGAGTttcagagtttacttagatttgCAAAATACGCAGACCTATTACAAGATGTTTTTACGAACAGGCCGaaccatctggtaacactaaggaccagtaggtctatgtgatgactttcagccagccaggtcaacttAACCTAAGCTATCACTTTCCACAAATATGGACTACAATCTAACATTAATTTGgtatttcaattatttgattaatttaaaattaaactgcAATAATTTATGTAGGCTAGGATAGATTAGGTTAACCCGGCTGGCATTAAACCAAGCATGGATATTTTGGTCTCTAGCGATACCAAATGGAGGCTGTCCTTTATTAAGATTTAAAGTAGACATCACgtaggatgtcaacgcttttggcAAACCTAAGCAACGCAGGAggatctatttttaaaatatattctaGACAATCAAACTGTGGAGCTCCCAGGCATTTCGAGCGCGGctttgataatgccggacagaAACACAGAAGATGCTCTAAAGTTACCTCTATATCCTCTCTGCACTTAAGAATTTATgtaattctattttgtttttgttttcttcaaccatttaaatattttaatgcagaTCTTTGCCACTCACCCTTATTCACAGTTGTGTTAGTTTACAATTTCAGTTTCTCTTCCCACCTACTATAAAAACAACGCAAATCGgcaatttgcattaaaaatttaactgctTCTAAACTAATAAACAACTTATTCGCATAAATACCAAATTCTTATATAACAGATACCGcgtttaatttacaaaataaagtcaaaacatttaaaaactagagaattaattaaaaaacaaaaacaaaacaaaaacgcttGCCAAATAAGCCggtaataaatttacaaaacaaaaacaatgttacACTGTCAAAGAAACTCTAAAAATCCATGTCTGCTACTTTCGCTTTTAAACGAAGAAACTTTTCCCTTTGTTGTAGCGACAATCAACAGCcgctctcaaaaaaaaaaaaattaaaaacctaaaaataaaacaacgcacACATAGAAGCGGCCAATAACAATAGTCGAACCCAAATGGAGATGATCAATGCGCTATGCTGCTCCGTTGGCTCGCTTCCAGCAGCTTTGCGGTCGCTGACATAATACCAAATTTGTAGCCCGTGCAGTACACAGGAACAATAAGCAGTTTGCCAGCTGCCGTCGGCGGTGACATCGACCACGACCGCACATTTGAATGCGACACACGTGACAAAGGTGCGCTAATggctaataaaacaaaaactaaacagGTGCGCTACATATGCCAATTGCGTTTTGCATGCGCCTTTTATAGCGCCTAGGTAATTGAATGGAGACGCACCTTCACTACGCCGCAAGATGCCACGCGCATGTGTGTTGCACAAGCCTTGCGTTTGATGGattatttgaacattttaacATACGATAGCCGTAATTAATACCTCATTTCTATGGACGTGTATTCGATTGAGCAGAGAAAGTCCATTAATAACAGTGGGAATTCACAAATGCGCATCGCGCGCGCCACCAAAACATTAAATAATCGAATACGTCAATTAGTGGACAACTTTGGTGTTATCGATACAATGAACGCCTGCACATGCATTCCTTCActaattcacacacacacactcgcatacatatttatgcatgcgTGTTTTTATGAAATCGTAGAAATATATACTCACCCTCTTTCTCGCGTTGCAGCTTCTTTATTGTCTTCTTGCATTCCTCCAACTCGCGCGTTAATCGCTGCATTGCCTTGTCCTTCATCGCCAAATCAACGCGCATGCCTCGTATGGTGGCCAACAGGTGCGCGTCCTCCTTGGCCGCTGCGTGGTGCGCGGAAATGGTCAAATCCGAATGTGAGACGGGCAGTTTCGAGACCAAAGCAGAGCCGAGTGAACCCATTGCAGTGGCTAGTGGTTTGCGTATGCCGCTTTGTTTTGAATTCGGTCGTGAGGTGTTGGGCGTTGAATTGGCGGTGCTACTGGTACTTGAACTTGCTGAATGCACGGCGCTGGAGGTGCCAATGGTATTGGTGCTATGATCGCGCGTGTTCTTCGTTTCGGTTGTTTGTGTGCCGAttgtgctgttgctgttgctgctgctgttggctTTAGCGTTGACATTGGAGCAGGCGCTGGTGCTGTTTGCATTGAACGTCGTATTTAAGCTGGCGCGCTTGGTCACATCACCGCTGCACCCTGCCTCATTTTCAACCTCAACGAGATTCGCATCTGTTTGCGTGCAATTGTTGTAGAAATTCTCAGCTTTCTTGGAGACGAAATAGTCCAAAGTGCGCACTTGCGACTCGATCTTTTCGTTtagttttgtattgatttcctGTAGGCTGTGGGAGCGCAAAACtcgaaatatgtaataaaataaaataataatagaatttgtTGTAACTTACCTTAGCACCTGTGTCTCCAGATCGGCAATGTGAGTTTCATATTTGGCCTGCACCGAATTGAAGCGCGCCTGCACATTTGCGAGTATTTGTTGCGCTTTTAAGTCTTGTTCTCTGGCGTCTGATTCCAGTTGCGCAATACGCTGCTCCAAGAGTTTACGACTGTTCAAATTCTCTTGGTCATTATTTGCACATTTCCCGGGGTTTTTGGAAGCGACTAAgtgcgaaaataaaacaaaattgaatacagcatttttagatttcaaacgaaatccaaaatattaaaaattatctcACCAATTAACGCCGACACCGAGTCTGGGTGCTTGCGCATCAGTATGCGCTCCATTTCACGGCATTGCCGCTGCAGATCTTGTATTGTTTTGGCATCTTTGTCCTTCAGCTCCTGCGTGCGCTTCTTCTCCTGGCGGCTCTCATCCAACTCACTCTGCAATGACTTTTGCAACTCAAGCGCTTCATTGCGATCCGCACGTGCCGTTTGCAACTCGGTACGCAATATGTTGGCACATTCGTTCAGATGTTGCACATCCAACTTAAGTATTTCAGACTCCTCTTGTAGTTTGGTATTGCTTTCACGCAAATCGCGATGTAACTGTGATAGGGAATCGTGTTGTATACGCAACGATTTTAAACGCTCCTCGGTATCTTTTAATTTCTCCTGCAACTGCTCGATCTCCTGCTTGAGCGCATGCTCTCGTCCAGCATTCGCCGCAAAGGGTTCAATTGGCGAGGTGAGTGCTGAGCGCATGCGTTTCGGCGAAGAATTGACCGACTTGTCACAGTACGTTTTGGCTGGTATGGGTGTCGAGATGGTCCGATGCGGACTGTAGGGACCAGGCGTACACGAATGAGATGATTGCGTTTGGCTGATGCCGCTATCCGGGGTTGTCATCGAGGAACGTTGTGCGCCAGTACTGTATCCGCTCGAATTACGGCGTTCCAACACGCTGGGACTGGTGTATTGCATGGCGTTAAAGTTGAATGGGCTGCGACGTGCCGGACTGCCGCCAATGAGTTGTGCATAGGATTGTGATGCATAGATGGCGCTATGCGTTTGCTGTGCGGCGACAGGTTGCTGTTGCtgtggttgttgctgttgctgttggagCGGCGCATCACAACTAGGTCGGCGTGCCATCACGTTTACGCTGGCATGTTCACTTTGATTTGTTTTCATATGCGACGCGTTGTGCAACGACGTAGACATAACAGATGATGACGACGACACTGACAAATGCCCCGAGTATACGCTGGCTGTGTTGTTGCGGCTATTGGTGGCATTTTCTGCTGTATTTCCACCTAGAGAACTACTTGTGTTATTTGCGCTCAACGTATCGGCATTATCATCCGCATCTACATCGACCACGTCGTCCACTTCGTCCCCTTGTTTGGTGAAATTATGCGCCGACAATTCATTCACATGCACGGCGTTCGAGTCAACGGAAGGTTTATTGTTTATCTCCATGGGCGGCCCCTCCTCATTCAACATTAGTTCAATGTTATCGATACCTTCGGTGATTTCCTCCATctgtaaacaagcaaaaccagtagaagacaaaaagaaaaatagatttAGTTCCTGATTCATGGCTTTAGTTGATAGTTGACAATTttcaaacaacaataaaaagggaaatcatttttacaaaacaattttttttgaagactGTGAAGACCAGAATTACCAACGCAAGCTGTTAAAAATGTATTCGTTGCCGTGGTATGCTACACCTATGCACGTCCGTTAGCATTGGCCAGCATCAGTTggctttacttttatttaaagagatttatattcaaaagtgtgcccaaaattttaaatcagCGATGATGAACTGTTGGAGCATTTACaaacgtttgtatgtatgtatgcatgcaaatgAATCTGAAGAATTCGGTATGCTGAGCGTGCAGAATGTGAAAGCGAAGATGCAGAAGATTTTCGTAGCTGCAAATCAATGTCCGCTATTAGCCacatttttacaaaagaaaGGGCGTTTTGACGAAGGCTATATTTTCACCGCCCGCATTTTCAAATCTTTGGGAAATGAATAATGATGAGTCAATTAAAATTGAGCCAGTCacaattatatttgaatagtaCAGATACAAAGGCAAATGTAAAGTATGTGCGCCGCACTCAATAATTACAGCAATACTGCGACCCTTGTTACTTTTTTGATGGCCTGTTGCTGATACTCAGCTGATTAGCGGCCGAAATATTGCGAAGTTATTTCACCCCGAACCAATCATTCCGAGCCGATCAacaatttcgttttatttgaacttaattttgcactaaaaacaacaaaacaaacctAGTTTTCCTCTTTTATTTCTACTCCgcagtgaaaaattttaaactgtgaTTTCTGCAACAATGCCAACGCCACCCGTTTTATTTTCACGCGTAAAATTTTGACAGTCATTTCACTAGAATGTCAAAATTTTACGCGTGAAAATAAAACGGGTGACGTTGGTATTGTTGCAGAAATTATGAAACAGAATGTAAAGCTTTCTCATAAAAAGTAATACTGCCCACGCGGGTCGGGGAAAAGAATACATCCGCGGTaagtaaaaggcgactaaaatccggCAGGAGAGGGAGGGAGCTCAGCTCGAAAGACCTCACACACCCCGAGAACCTCCAGCGGCAGGGCTGCTGTGAAGCTCATCAGGATCGATACCAGTAAGATCCTGATTACGGTATActggaaaatatttcatattagaCAGTTTATGGGCTGGTGAAAGTCGCATTCTATCACCTCGTACAGTAGGGTGACTACTCAACAAAATGGCTGATGGGCTAATGCTACAAGCGCCTCCGTCCCGTTAAAACTCTGGCAAACCTTTGGGTACGTTCCTTACACATCACCATTAAGTTGGTGGTGCAGGCTCAGTTGAGAAATCCTGACTAATTCCTGTCCTGGCTCTGAACTCTATTGCCCATGCAGCGCAGAGTAAACCCTCGCATGGTCTCTCTGTTTGCAGTGATAACAATGGGGACACTTAGAGAAACTGCACTTTCGTGTGAGGACAGCGGTCTGAAGTCGGTACTCTAAAGAATTGAATATGAGtaacaaaaatccaaaacaaaCATTCGAGAAAAACATAGAAGAAGGAAGCGGAGATGGTCGAAATGACAACGTGGATCCAGGAGCAGCCTTCAGAAGAAGTAGCCTACAGCAAAAATCCGCTGGCAAAGAACGCATCCACTCGAAATGCAGCTGGTAGCGAACCAGCCCGCACTGCGTTCAAGAATGCCAAATCTGATAGCCCCGCAAAAGGCAACGGATACACTAACATTAGGATTCAGAGGAAGGATGCCTCCAGTACCAGCGCAGTATTCTAGGAAAAAACGCGTCACGACTAACGCCGGGGAAAGGAGATACCAAACAAGGCAACGGTGACAAAACCAATGAGACACTGAagcgagtggcagatggacggcgaagctGATTCCTACAATACGTAAACGGGTATgaaggaacttcggggaagtgggATATTTCATGACTCAGTTCCTCACGGATACTTCCGAAAGTACCAATACCGCAAGGATGAGGTAAGTGACCCCAGGTGCAGATACAGCGAAGCACCGAACGATGACACCGAACAAAGGTTTTTCAATTGCGATAGATGGCTCGTGGAAAGAGGTGCTCTGAGGGAGCAAAGTGGGGACATCGCGCCGACCAACGTGATCGGCAAGATGATCGAATACGAGAATAAGTGGAATGCGGTTAAAAGATATGCTGAAAACGTATTACGGAGAAAAAATATAGACCTCGAGGTAATACAACACAGTGAAGCCTCACAGATATAGgcataagaagacgagcctatagcatgaagctggttACAAGCATGGTGGACCCAGTTGTGGGTAAATAGAACTGGTCCATTTTATTGACGTCGTTTTGGGCCCtctcgaagtaatgcagaagGTAGCAtcgggaagggagtctccccagaGAAGGGGGAGAATCACAACGGAAACAAAACTGGAAcgattgacttgaaattttaatttacataataTTACATTTCGCATAGAGGCACGAATAGGTGGCATCATTggctcatttttgttttaaaatgctCCTGCAAAGATCATTTCGGTCGATGATAAGCGGTGCAAAGGCATAATAAACGATTATTTGTGGCCGGAAATTGAAGACATGAACTTGGACGATTTTAGGTTTCAGCAGGACGGTGCGCCATGCGAGATAGCCAGTCTTagtgatgtcaattggccatcTCGGTGCTGCACTTTGAAGCCGCTGTTTTTTTTGTGGAATGTCGTGAAGGACTGATGTCATGCGAACAATCTATTAATGAATCAAGCCTTTAACGCGAATatcaagaaatataaaatttatttcagaatttttgtttacattctgtcaaaaaaatatcaggaattgttcgtttcaaagaatttgtctcaaattttgtgttttgaacgggtgtgccgaatcgttgaaaatattgcagaaagcctatggcgagtgtgcgttatcacgggtctacgagtggtataaggcttttgcagagggccgagaagtcatGGAAggtttgccccgatctggtcgcctatCAACGTCCTCagcggatgaaaacgtcgacaaagtcgaggaagtggtgctggaaaaccatcattaaaGTTTGAGAGAGTAGCTCgagaccttagcgtgtctcacgaatcaattcgcaacattttacatgaGGCGCCCAtgaattgggcatgagacgcgtggctgctcgactcgttccaagtgAGTTGGATTTCTTTCAagaaattcatcggaagaaggtggctgaagccATGCTTGAGTAAGTGAATGCGGACCCAATGTTTagccagcgcatcataacaggtgatcaGATGTGGGTatttgagtttgacatgcaaaccagtcaaccagTCAActggcggctgaatggcgctatccacatgagctgaAACCCCAAGCACCACTTCAAAGTCGGCCAGAAGTGAAAGTCATGacactcgttttctttgattatcagggtgttgtgcactcggaatctcggaattcgttccaaatggttctacggtaaacaaagaatattatttggaagttatgcgaggtttgagagagaatgggcttaggaaacggcccaatttgaggaaaaaaaaactcatggatcttgcatcatgataacgcaccgtctcacaaggctcatattgtgaacacgttattaaccaaaaactcgacaaatatcaacgaacaaccaccgtattcaccggatttggcCCATTGTGACTTTTTCCCTTTCTCAATTAATTTTCccttaaattgccactctgcggacgccgctttgagtcgatagaagccattaaggagaattcgttgaaggagctgaagagGATCTCTTCAAATGCGTTTGAAagttgctttgatgactggactaaacGTTGGCGTATGTGTATTGCtttgaatggagcctattttgaaggcgacaaaataaattttgatgactaaacaattattttgcgttttattgaacaattcccggtacttttttgacagaatgtatttgATTTCCCACtggcaaataaaacaaaatccaaaaatagaCACATTTTTTGGCCCTTATAGTAGTGACCTAACCTCTTAACTACCAAATGAGTTACATATTTTacgaaaattgtttttgtacttcCATTGTCGAGGGTCAGGGTCTCATTACTGTTGCAACTAGTCCTATATGAAATATCTACACAAATGCATCCTAATGGTAGATTTATAATTGaatgtgaactagacagctgcagtatgcaaaaAGAGAGGCAAtgcagcgcgtaaaggtcaaaataaagatttgcaccactcaaaatcactttttttccttttatttagcttagaagtaattcaaaaacaaaattatctaattcaaatgattaattttgcgccaccttgtatataaatgtatacgtatatatgtatataaatcataCTATTAATAGTCCATTTCATATGAACTTTATGTAGGTTACTGAAATGCCCGTGTCAATTACAAAAGCAGAAATCTATGTAACTTTGTTTTTACATAcgtagacacacacacacagacatagTAAATACCTTTGATCATCTAGGATCAAGTTTTCTTCTACATACTCAAATCGGTGTTGTATGagtattatttaaaacaatacaAACCACTTTCCATTTTTCTTGAACGAGAAGAAAAGTGCTTTTGCTTAATGCCATTCAATAGTTCACATTTCTACATATTACAAGCATACCTACATAAGTATGTGTCTCTACACTCGTAAACCATCTGTATGTGCGCGCATTGAACAATAGATAAAATCCAGAAAATCCACTAAGTCGAAGAGAGCACATCCAACGATAAATGCTGTCACTTTCAACGCTGCCGCAAGCCACACTACAACGCCTGTTCCAACACACTCCACTAACTGTATTCTGTACAGCCGATCAACCAGTACAACGACCAAATTATAACTATTGTATTACAACTAGTGGCCGAGCGAGCTCACGGGCCGACAACTTCCAGCTAAGCTTTGCATTACTACACCAAAACATTAACCAAATGCCTTCTAGCGGACCATTTGAACTGAACCTGGCCACAATGGCAATGACGCCAAAGGCAGAGTATGAatactacatatatgtatgtgcatatgtatgcataccaaCACAGGCGCAGTGGACGGACAAGCTAAGCCGGCTAGCATATAGAAGAAATGCCACTTGTGGCTTAAACTGTGACAACAACAGCGCACAGCAAAAACTAAAGAAGGTGCAGCAATGGAAATGGTGCAGGCAGAAACTATTGTTGTA comes from Anastrepha ludens isolate Willacy chromosome 3, idAnaLude1.1, whole genome shotgun sequence and encodes:
- the LOC128857520 gene encoding centrosomal protein of 162 kDa-like, whose protein sequence is MRHVPLPMRRFYTTIEKMEEITEGIDNIELMLNEEGPPMEINNKPSVDSNAVHVNELSAHNFTKQGDEVDDVVDVDADDNADTLSANNTSSSLGGNTAENATNSRNNTASVYSGHLSVSSSSSVMSTSLHNASHMKTNQSEHASVNVMARRPSCDAPLQQQQQQPQQQQPVAAQQTHSAIYASQSYAQLIGGSPARRSPFNFNAMQYTSPSVLERRNSSGYSTGAQRSSMTTPDSGISQTQSSHSCTPGPYSPHRTISTPIPAKTYCDKSVNSSPKRMRSALTSPIEPFAANAGREHALKQEIEQLQEKLKDTEERLKSLRIQHDSLSQLHRDLRESNTKLQEESEILKLDVQHLNECANILRTELQTARADRNEALELQKSLQSELDESRQEKKRTQELKDKDAKTIQDLQRQCREMERILMRKHPDSVSALIVASKNPGKCANNDQENLNSRKLLEQRIAQLESDAREQDLKAQQILANVQARFNSVQAKYETHIADLETQVLSLQEINTKLNEKIESQVRTLDYFVSKKAENFYNNCTQTDANLVEVENEAGCSGDVTKRASLNTTFNANSTSACSNVNAKANSSSNSNSTIGTQTTETKNTRDHSTNTIGTSSAVHSASSSTSSTANSTPNTSRPNSKQSGIRKPLATAMGSLGSALVSKLPVSHSDLTISAHHAAAKEDAHLLATIRGMRVDLAMKDKAMQRLTRELEECKKTIKKLQREKEALKSDKSQWNSYTCLNISRRSHEPQHHSQAHSEQMPATTESQALREAQNKLKLLESDYRVLHDKRLSDLKTLQSAHERELASCHETVRVLQQRLNERDEAFATQKRRKLPVDYYALKAKVSSLERRHSEREERLRMLVDALSKGRLTGAIEDLLGDNNNQRST